The following proteins come from a genomic window of Leptospira neocaledonica:
- the cobI gene encoding precorrin-2 C(20)-methyltransferase, which translates to MNVKTKYGKLYGVGVGPGATDLITLRAVHVLNSVPVLAIPKSSESLPSFSWRVCSPVVQENESQEKLFLHFPMTKDPNILIPAWDKAFKEIGIRIEKGLDVAFITQGDPSVYSSWSYLLEEAPDRWPGIEIEIVPAVSSITAIPASLLTPLADGRERFCVLPATYGLEDLEKLIQDFDTIVLTKVGQVVPELIRILKEQNILENATYVSYGTTDRQRIVKDIESIKNETCDYFSMVIISIRKRKGVLRGISDDSE; encoded by the coding sequence ATGAATGTAAAAACTAAATACGGCAAATTATACGGAGTCGGTGTGGGCCCTGGCGCTACCGACCTCATTACTCTCAGAGCAGTTCACGTTCTGAATTCAGTCCCCGTTCTTGCCATCCCCAAAAGTAGCGAATCTCTTCCCTCTTTTTCTTGGAGAGTTTGCTCTCCAGTTGTTCAGGAAAACGAATCGCAAGAAAAATTATTCTTACATTTCCCGATGACCAAAGATCCGAATATCTTAATCCCAGCCTGGGACAAGGCATTTAAGGAAATAGGCATTCGAATAGAAAAAGGATTGGATGTTGCATTCATCACACAAGGCGATCCTTCTGTCTACAGCTCTTGGAGCTATTTATTGGAAGAAGCTCCAGACAGATGGCCAGGAATAGAAATTGAAATTGTTCCTGCAGTATCGTCTATCACAGCGATCCCAGCAAGTTTACTCACTCCGCTCGCAGATGGAAGAGAACGGTTCTGCGTCCTACCTGCCACCTATGGCCTAGAGGATCTTGAAAAACTCATCCAAGATTTTGATACAATTGTTCTAACAAAAGTCGGACAGGTAGTTCCCGAACTAATAAGAATATTAAAGGAACAGAATATTCTAGAAAATGCAACCTACGTTTCTTATGGAACCACCGACCGCCAGCGGATCGTAAAAGATATAGAATCCATCAAAAACGAAACATGCGATTATTTTTCCATGGTTATAATCTCTATTCGAAAACGAAAAGGCGTCCTAAGAGGTATTTCTGATGATTCAGAGTAG
- a CDS encoding two-component system sensor histidine kinase NtrB: MEEKVMQNCDEIPPKIKQPSGFLEKDFLPKEMGWDEWFCQATQFKNILYHSPNGFAIVSLEGKFISSNPALSQILGYSENELVGMSFDSITYPDDLEDDIRSRDQFLKSPASTFKRKKRYIHKDGHHLWVQIDVSLIRNKKGSPSYFAVQFQDITKHHELEKQLIHSQRMESIGSLAGGVAHDFNNILTVVLGYTTLLEKNATYPEKILQYSEIIKKTAERGSSLIKQLLTLARKVESDLKPSIVNDLLSEAVHIAASTFPKSIRVISDLPQDPILVQADHTQIHQVFLNLFLNAKDAMPNGGLLSIRLRMEDGEFISPERTQKTAVIEIIDSGTGIDRKTIRKIFDPFFTTKEPGKGTGLGLSIVYGILENHKGKIKVESELGSGTKFSLYFPALE; this comes from the coding sequence ATGGAAGAGAAGGTTATGCAAAACTGCGATGAAATTCCTCCAAAAATAAAGCAGCCCTCGGGTTTTTTAGAAAAGGATTTTTTGCCTAAAGAAATGGGTTGGGACGAATGGTTCTGCCAAGCGACACAATTTAAGAATATACTATATCACTCTCCGAATGGATTTGCGATTGTTTCTTTGGAAGGCAAATTTATCAGCTCCAATCCTGCTCTCTCTCAAATTTTAGGCTATTCTGAAAATGAATTGGTCGGAATGAGTTTCGATTCTATCACGTACCCGGACGATCTGGAAGACGATATCCGCTCCAGAGACCAATTTCTAAAAAGTCCCGCTTCTACTTTTAAGAGGAAAAAAAGATACATCCATAAAGATGGACATCATCTTTGGGTACAAATTGATGTAAGTCTGATACGAAACAAAAAAGGTAGCCCAAGTTATTTTGCAGTCCAATTCCAAGATATTACCAAACACCATGAATTGGAAAAACAACTCATCCATTCTCAAAGAATGGAGTCGATCGGGTCCCTGGCAGGAGGTGTAGCTCACGATTTTAATAATATTCTGACAGTGGTATTAGGTTACACTACTCTCTTGGAAAAAAACGCAACGTATCCTGAAAAAATTTTACAATATTCTGAAATTATAAAAAAGACTGCAGAAAGAGGTTCTTCTCTAATCAAACAACTTTTGACCTTAGCGAGAAAGGTAGAATCAGATCTAAAACCTTCTATCGTAAACGACTTGCTCTCCGAGGCAGTCCACATTGCTGCTTCTACTTTTCCTAAATCTATCCGGGTAATTTCCGACCTTCCCCAAGATCCGATTCTGGTCCAAGCGGATCATACTCAGATCCATCAGGTTTTTCTGAACTTATTCTTAAATGCAAAGGACGCAATGCCAAACGGTGGATTACTTTCTATCAGATTAAGAATGGAAGATGGAGAATTTATTTCCCCCGAACGAACTCAAAAGACTGCGGTGATAGAAATTATAGATAGCGGAACTGGGATAGATCGAAAAACAATTCGTAAAATATTTGATCCTTTTTTCACAACAAAAGAGCCGGGAAAAGGAACAGGTTTAGGACTTTCTATCGTATATGGAATTTTAGAAAATCATAAAGGAAAGATCAAAGTAGAAAGTGAACTTGGGTCAGGTACAAAATTTTCCCTTTATTTCCCTGCATTGGAATAG
- a CDS encoding CbiX/SirB N-terminal domain-containing protein, whose translation MKPKFAVLVLGHGSREENSNMEFVSLVEAYSLTRPDLKIAYAHVELAKPDLETALRELSQEHSNIIIFPLFLYTSGHIKNDIPIILDRIKAEFPGHSFKIANSLGIHSKMISLLRKRAEEFIPLNKEQASKTGVIIVNRGSSDPDANGDFYKTVRLFQEGNHFSFVLPSFIGITSPLLPDTLEMASKLRPEKLLVVPYFLFGGKLIQKISSLVQNFSEKFPWIKTELSSYLGPDPELFSVMDERIQDCITGKFSLPCDTCEYRAQLPGLSKKVGGLKALLWSIRHLETHNQAAPHLFPHRNLQKHIFVCENIDCASKGSSALVARMRSILKLQGRHLDFKISRSSCMGRCGEGPVVVVYPDGVWYQKVSVEDAEDLVSEHLLQDRLVSRLVDNIMQ comes from the coding sequence ATGAAACCTAAATTTGCGGTATTGGTGCTGGGTCATGGAAGCAGGGAAGAAAATTCCAATATGGAATTCGTTTCCCTAGTGGAGGCGTATTCACTTACCCGCCCAGATTTAAAAATTGCCTATGCCCATGTGGAACTTGCAAAACCGGATCTGGAAACCGCATTAAGAGAACTTAGCCAAGAACATTCTAATATTATAATATTTCCCCTATTTTTATACACATCCGGTCATATCAAAAATGATATTCCGATCATACTCGATAGAATTAAAGCAGAGTTTCCGGGGCATTCTTTCAAAATAGCGAATAGTTTAGGCATTCATTCTAAGATGATATCCTTACTTAGAAAACGTGCAGAAGAATTTATACCTTTAAATAAAGAACAGGCCTCTAAAACCGGAGTGATTATCGTAAACAGAGGTTCTTCCGATCCGGATGCAAACGGAGATTTTTATAAAACGGTTCGATTATTCCAAGAAGGAAATCATTTCTCCTTTGTTCTTCCTTCCTTCATAGGGATCACCAGCCCTCTGCTTCCAGATACCTTGGAGATGGCTTCCAAGTTACGACCGGAAAAACTTCTGGTGGTCCCCTACTTTTTATTCGGAGGTAAATTGATCCAAAAAATTTCCTCCTTAGTCCAAAACTTCTCCGAAAAATTTCCTTGGATAAAAACGGAACTATCTTCCTATCTAGGCCCCGATCCTGAACTTTTCTCAGTAATGGATGAAAGAATCCAGGATTGTATTACCGGAAAATTTTCTCTCCCTTGTGACACTTGCGAATATAGAGCCCAACTTCCAGGTCTTTCTAAAAAAGTGGGCGGATTAAAGGCTCTGCTTTGGAGTATCCGCCATTTGGAAACTCATAACCAAGCCGCTCCGCATCTATTCCCTCATCGTAATTTACAAAAACATATATTTGTTTGCGAGAATATAGACTGCGCAAGCAAAGGAAGTTCAGCCTTAGTCGCTCGTATGAGATCTATTTTAAAATTACAGGGAAGACATTTGGATTTTAAAATTTCGCGCTCTTCTTGTATGGGGAGATGCGGAGAAGGTCCCGTAGTAGTAGTATACCCGGACGGTGTCTGGTATCAAAAAGTAAGCGTAGAAGATGCAGAGGATCTTGTTTCCGAGCATCTTTTGCAGGACAGATTGGTTTCTCGTTTAGTTGATAATATTATGCAATAG
- a CDS encoding cobalt-precorrin-5B (C(1))-methyltransferase, whose protein sequence is MATKELREGFTTGACSAAAAKAATRVLLLGQTIKEIETTLPNKRKVTFELKRCEISEDSAVCSIIKDAGDDPDCTHGAELTAEVKLTQENKIILKGGEGVAVVTKAGLGLEIGEPAINPVPRKNITEMILEELIGSAFSGAEVTISVPGGQEMAKKTMNERLGLIGGISILGTTGIVKPYSTAAYKASVIQAIQVAREYGEQSIVLTTGGKSEKFAMDLLPNMNEIAFIQVGDFIGTGIKTAIKEDIHHVIIVGMIGKLSKMADGVMMTHRGGSSVNTKMLANIARSLEIPETVCSNIEAANTARHVLDICKESGHFYITTRICEIVSENCSKHGLGLRVSTYMVDFDGTLLGKFEAPEGWGIKGEAE, encoded by the coding sequence ATGGCAACAAAGGAACTAAGAGAAGGTTTTACTACGGGTGCTTGCTCAGCCGCGGCTGCAAAAGCAGCTACCCGAGTCTTACTCTTAGGTCAAACCATTAAGGAAATTGAAACTACGCTTCCAAACAAACGGAAAGTCACTTTCGAACTAAAACGTTGTGAGATTTCCGAGGATAGCGCAGTTTGTAGTATTATTAAGGACGCAGGAGATGATCCTGATTGTACTCATGGAGCAGAACTAACCGCAGAAGTAAAACTCACGCAAGAAAACAAGATCATCTTAAAAGGTGGAGAAGGAGTTGCAGTAGTTACAAAAGCAGGACTCGGTTTAGAAATCGGCGAACCTGCAATCAATCCCGTTCCTCGAAAGAATATTACGGAAATGATATTAGAAGAACTGATAGGCTCCGCATTTTCTGGCGCAGAAGTGACCATCAGTGTTCCGGGCGGTCAAGAAATGGCTAAAAAAACAATGAATGAACGCCTCGGATTGATCGGGGGGATTTCCATATTAGGAACTACCGGCATCGTCAAACCGTATTCCACCGCAGCATATAAAGCAAGTGTAATACAGGCGATACAGGTCGCGAGAGAATACGGAGAACAAAGTATCGTTTTAACCACCGGAGGAAAGTCCGAAAAGTTCGCAATGGACCTTCTTCCTAATATGAACGAAATCGCATTCATACAAGTCGGAGATTTTATTGGAACAGGAATCAAGACAGCGATTAAAGAAGATATCCATCATGTGATTATAGTAGGTATGATCGGGAAACTATCCAAGATGGCCGACGGAGTCATGATGACCCATAGAGGAGGTTCTTCAGTAAACACGAAGATGCTTGCGAATATTGCAAGATCTTTGGAAATCCCCGAGACGGTTTGTTCCAATATTGAAGCGGCAAATACCGCAAGACACGTATTAGATATTTGTAAAGAATCCGGACATTTTTATATCACCACCAGAATCTGCGAGATCGTTTCCGAAAATTGTTCCAAACACGGATTAGGCTTACGGGTTTCCACTTATATGGTGGATTTTGATGGAACACTTTTAGGAAAGTTCGAGGCTCCGGAAGGCTGGGGTATTAAAGGAGAAGCGGAATAA
- the cbiE gene encoding precorrin-6y C5,15-methyltransferase (decarboxylating) subunit CbiE: MKAVTVIGIGDDGCVGLSSKAMGAVARARILAGGERHLDFFPQFDGERIIIKNDVVRTAEKIAELSAEHTICVLASGDPLFFGIGNLILKKVGREHVEFIPAPSSVQNAFSKIGVKWDDASFLSLHGRPIEGFITKLQSISKVACLTDETNSPSTIAKYLLNYSETDWKAFVCENLGGKEEKVREFELETLATTQNISDLNVLILLRKDPTWKPSPLLPFLGEEEYAKRLPKKGLITKKEVRILSLSALEIRPDSIVWDIGAGSGAVSIEAARIAREGRVYAIEVDPEGIEICEQNILTHKTDNIFLIHGKAPQALIDLPSPDCVFVGGSKGNMKEIIELSWEKLSPGGCLVANAITLDNVSEAYRTFRDMDLIPEVSLINISRGQKLADYLRYEALNPIHIFKIRKS, translated from the coding sequence TTGAAAGCGGTTACCGTTATAGGAATCGGAGACGACGGTTGTGTCGGCCTTTCCAGCAAAGCTATGGGAGCCGTTGCAAGAGCAAGAATTCTTGCAGGAGGAGAAAGGCATTTAGACTTCTTTCCTCAGTTCGACGGAGAAAGGATCATTATTAAAAACGATGTGGTTCGAACTGCAGAGAAGATCGCGGAACTTTCAGCGGAGCATACGATATGTGTTCTTGCTTCAGGCGATCCTTTATTTTTTGGAATAGGAAATCTAATCTTAAAAAAAGTCGGGAGAGAGCATGTAGAATTTATCCCGGCTCCGAGCTCGGTTCAAAATGCTTTTTCTAAAATCGGAGTTAAATGGGATGACGCTTCCTTTCTTTCCTTACACGGAAGACCGATCGAAGGATTTATTACAAAATTACAAAGTATATCCAAGGTTGCTTGTCTTACCGACGAGACAAACTCCCCTTCTACAATCGCAAAGTATTTATTAAATTATTCTGAAACAGACTGGAAAGCATTCGTATGTGAAAATTTAGGAGGAAAAGAGGAGAAGGTTCGAGAGTTCGAATTAGAAACCTTAGCTACAACTCAAAATATTTCCGACTTAAACGTACTTATCCTTCTTAGAAAGGATCCGACTTGGAAACCTTCTCCACTTCTTCCCTTTTTAGGAGAAGAAGAATATGCAAAACGTCTTCCTAAAAAAGGACTGATTACTAAAAAAGAAGTCAGAATACTTTCTCTTTCTGCGTTAGAAATCCGACCGGATTCAATAGTTTGGGATATCGGAGCTGGTTCAGGCGCCGTTTCAATAGAAGCAGCCAGAATTGCCAGGGAAGGAAGGGTATATGCAATCGAAGTGGATCCGGAAGGAATAGAGATCTGCGAGCAAAATATTCTCACTCACAAAACGGATAATATTTTCTTAATACATGGAAAAGCTCCTCAAGCATTGATAGACCTTCCTTCTCCCGACTGCGTTTTTGTAGGAGGCTCCAAAGGAAACATGAAGGAGATCATAGAACTTTCGTGGGAAAAACTAAGCCCAGGAGGATGTTTAGTAGCGAATGCAATTACCTTAGACAATGTTTCCGAGGCTTACAGGACATTTAGAGACATGGATCTAATCCCTGAAGTGAGTCTTATTAATATTTCCAGAGGCCAAAAACTCGCCGATTATCTCAGATACGAGGCTCTAAATCCGATTCACATATTTAAAATTAGGAAATCTTAA
- a CDS encoding precorrin-8X methylmutase, giving the protein MNDMRQITSLGREIENNSFAIIDEEAGNHPHPPSEWEVVRRIIHATADFEYRDLTKIHENAIRDGILALKNGCPIICDVQMIIAGLNNERLNAYGCKTYSFISDPEVIQKAKENNSTRAIESMRKAANQGLLNGSVIAIGNAPTALLEIVRLVQEEGIRPSLVIGVPVGFVSAAESKEALLDVKFQSEYSIPYILTRGRKGGSTIAVSIIHALLLLSTEKKF; this is encoded by the coding sequence ATGAACGATATGCGACAGATAACTTCCCTAGGAAGGGAAATCGAAAATAATTCTTTTGCGATCATAGATGAAGAAGCTGGAAATCATCCTCACCCTCCCAGTGAATGGGAAGTTGTCAGAAGGATTATACACGCTACTGCGGATTTTGAATACAGAGACTTAACAAAGATCCACGAGAATGCAATCCGTGATGGCATTCTCGCATTGAAAAATGGATGCCCGATCATTTGTGATGTTCAGATGATCATAGCAGGCCTAAACAACGAACGTTTGAATGCTTATGGTTGTAAAACTTATAGTTTTATCAGTGATCCGGAAGTGATCCAAAAAGCTAAGGAAAATAATTCCACAAGAGCAATAGAGTCCATGCGCAAAGCAGCCAATCAAGGACTTTTAAACGGAAGTGTGATCGCCATCGGAAATGCACCGACTGCACTTTTGGAAATAGTGAGACTTGTGCAAGAAGAAGGTATACGTCCCTCTCTTGTGATTGGAGTTCCCGTAGGATTTGTTTCTGCTGCAGAATCTAAAGAAGCTCTATTGGATGTCAAATTCCAATCCGAATATTCCATTCCCTATATACTTACAAGAGGAAGAAAGGGAGGGAGCACGATCGCAGTCTCCATCATACATGCACTCCTACTTCTTTCTACGGAGAAAAAATTTTGA
- a CDS encoding CbtA family protein, with the protein MPLRSGFSDLLRTGLLSGLVSGLVLGILVCVWNLPLILEAEKFESKSISENSDKAETHVHSHGHGEIHSHTNMQSTLSEKTENDGLWQKRNLGTIIGSALLGISFGILLSVWLILFPPNGFLESPNFSKAVLLSILFTFGGFLIFFGIPFLGLPPELPGRASGAYDYPKRQAWWYLCVGSSLAGVLVARVLLNYLRIHNVLKWTMAAATALFFIGLPFYLGVPKISEDFSAPEEIRIQFEYVSLLTNLIFWFLLSSLFFLLWKPRQVLGFE; encoded by the coding sequence ATGCCATTAAGATCAGGATTTTCTGATCTTTTAAGGACCGGGTTATTATCCGGTCTGGTATCTGGTCTGGTTTTGGGAATTTTAGTTTGTGTTTGGAATCTTCCTCTGATCCTAGAAGCGGAGAAGTTTGAATCCAAATCGATATCTGAAAATTCAGATAAAGCCGAAACGCATGTACACTCACACGGGCATGGAGAAATCCATTCTCATACAAATATGCAGTCCACCCTGTCTGAAAAAACTGAGAATGATGGACTATGGCAAAAGAGGAACCTTGGAACAATCATCGGCTCTGCTCTATTAGGAATTTCTTTTGGAATCTTGCTCTCGGTTTGGCTGATCTTATTCCCTCCTAACGGATTTTTAGAAAGTCCCAACTTTTCCAAAGCGGTCCTCTTAAGTATTTTGTTTACGTTCGGAGGATTTTTAATCTTCTTCGGGATCCCGTTCTTAGGACTTCCTCCTGAGTTGCCAGGTAGAGCCTCGGGTGCATACGATTATCCAAAAAGACAGGCCTGGTGGTATCTCTGTGTAGGCTCCAGTTTAGCAGGTGTTTTAGTAGCTCGGGTCCTTCTAAATTATTTAAGAATTCATAATGTATTAAAATGGACTATGGCGGCGGCGACGGCTCTATTTTTTATAGGGCTTCCCTTCTATCTCGGAGTCCCTAAAATTTCCGAGGATTTTTCCGCTCCAGAAGAGATAAGAATTCAATTCGAATATGTAAGTTTACTCACAAATCTGATTTTCTGGTTTTTATTATCTTCCTTATTTTTTCTTCTCTGGAAACCCCGGCAGGTATTGGGATTCGAATGA
- a CDS encoding DUF3209 family protein, whose translation MACHEIAALRLGMMNVLGIKDESVIQHEKNEIGSEALSSPGPIQSLTNANNFEDLIRFFDASLVELEQKISGLSSSDPKSGYYTSLLILTKKVELDLKNSAKAFQTLYLDLEEMHDFVHEIYPS comes from the coding sequence ATGGCATGTCATGAAATTGCAGCTTTAAGATTAGGGATGATGAATGTTCTCGGAATCAAAGACGAGTCGGTTATCCAACACGAAAAAAATGAAATAGGATCCGAAGCACTCTCCTCTCCTGGACCAATCCAATCTTTGACGAATGCGAATAACTTTGAGGATTTGATCCGATTTTTCGACGCGAGCCTGGTAGAGTTGGAGCAAAAAATCTCCGGACTATCCTCCTCAGATCCTAAATCGGGATATTATACTTCTCTTTTGATCTTAACTAAAAAAGTGGAATTGGATCTGAAAAATTCCGCTAAAGCATTCCAAACATTATATTTAGATTTAGAAGAAATGCATGATTTCGTACATGAGATCTACCCTTCTTAG
- a CDS encoding FAD-dependent oxidoreductase, translated as MSQKLLKLIFKENISPSSDIYHFQRSDSSPFEFVGGQYVILNTGNDSEGKAIKRAYSIMSSDSKTDSFQICVKRLGTGKASSILPELKLGDELEYSGPWGKFAGDPTWPSPGFSLILATDTGITSLIGLLLSKKFSGRLDSTTAVWFKTKEEDFISEKLIRTILPGISNFPNIFQIPSISDPNRVSTVLEILRSILGDCTVPENAFLSGDGNIIREVRSELVRLGTLESRIGMETFFNTQRNPSPTLSLGV; from the coding sequence TTGAGCCAAAAACTTCTCAAATTAATTTTTAAAGAAAATATAAGTCCTTCTTCGGATATATACCATTTTCAAAGATCGGACAGTTCTCCTTTTGAATTTGTAGGAGGACAATACGTTATCCTAAATACCGGAAACGATAGTGAAGGAAAAGCAATCAAAAGGGCTTATTCTATCATGTCTTCGGATTCTAAAACTGATTCTTTTCAAATCTGCGTGAAACGTTTAGGAACCGGAAAGGCATCCTCGATCCTTCCTGAATTAAAATTAGGAGACGAATTAGAATATTCGGGTCCTTGGGGAAAATTTGCAGGAGATCCAACATGGCCTTCTCCGGGTTTTTCTCTGATTTTGGCAACGGATACCGGGATCACTTCTCTGATAGGACTTCTTCTTTCCAAAAAATTCTCGGGCCGATTGGACAGCACAACTGCAGTTTGGTTTAAAACAAAAGAGGAAGATTTTATTTCGGAAAAATTAATAAGAACTATTCTTCCAGGTATTTCCAATTTTCCGAATATATTTCAAATTCCTTCCATCTCCGATCCGAATCGGGTTTCAACTGTATTAGAAATTCTAAGATCAATTTTAGGAGACTGTACTGTTCCTGAAAATGCTTTCTTGAGCGGAGATGGAAATATTATAAGAGAAGTAAGATCCGAATTGGTTCGTTTAGGAACCTTAGAATCTAGGATCGGAATGGAAACATTTTTTAATACTCAGAGAAATCCTTCTCCTACATTAAGTCTCGGAGTTTAA
- a CDS encoding SDR family NAD(P)-dependent oxidoreductase produces the protein MSFSRYKGKKVFITGGSAGIGKGIAMELARAGASVIVSARGKSNLEKTVQELKAVGTPTAIFGFAVLDVSDKKALEKEAKKAIQTLGGLDLLICSSGFAKAGEASDLDDEVYRNLMDVNYFGHVNSALAFRDHFAKQKSGEIVFLASTLAFFSIYGYGAYSASKFAIVGFAQGFRQEMMLHGVKVKLFLPPTTDTPGLEKENTDKPELSKEIEMGSALNRVHSIDSVAKAILKWIPNTKFVGYTGWDSWLQYFLFRHFPEFSIKLTDSELKAAQSRLNKKKQKV, from the coding sequence ATGTCATTTAGCAGATACAAAGGTAAAAAAGTATTTATAACAGGCGGCTCCGCAGGCATAGGCAAAGGAATTGCCATGGAATTAGCTAGGGCTGGAGCAAGTGTAATCGTTTCAGCCAGAGGAAAGTCTAACTTAGAAAAAACAGTCCAGGAATTGAAGGCTGTAGGAACTCCAACGGCTATCTTCGGATTCGCAGTTTTGGATGTTTCAGATAAAAAGGCCCTTGAAAAAGAAGCCAAAAAGGCAATCCAAACCTTAGGAGGACTAGACCTCCTAATTTGTAGTAGCGGTTTTGCAAAAGCAGGAGAAGCTTCCGATCTGGACGACGAAGTTTATAGAAATCTAATGGATGTGAACTACTTTGGTCACGTGAATAGTGCACTTGCATTTAGGGATCATTTTGCTAAACAAAAAAGCGGAGAGATCGTATTCTTAGCCTCTACATTGGCATTCTTTTCGATCTACGGATATGGGGCTTATTCGGCAAGTAAGTTTGCTATCGTAGGTTTTGCACAAGGTTTTCGCCAAGAAATGATGCTTCATGGTGTGAAGGTGAAATTATTTCTTCCTCCTACTACAGACACTCCCGGTTTGGAAAAAGAGAATACAGATAAACCTGAATTGAGTAAGGAAATAGAAATGGGATCCGCATTAAATAGAGTGCATTCGATTGATTCAGTAGCGAAGGCAATTTTAAAATGGATCCCGAATACTAAATTTGTCGGATACACAGGTTGGGATTCATGGCTTCAATATTTTTTATTTAGACATTTTCCCGAATTCAGTATTAAACTTACCGATTCCGAATTAAAAGCGGCTCAGTCCAGACTAAATAAGAAAAAACAAAAAGTATAA
- a CDS encoding CbtB domain-containing protein, protein MRSISVSKDFSGAKVWLRGSVLALTVFLAFSTIYAVGLEPMVYLHDTFHDIRHSTGFPCH, encoded by the coding sequence ATGCGCTCGATTTCCGTTTCGAAGGATTTTTCGGGAGCCAAAGTATGGCTTCGAGGTTCCGTTTTAGCTTTAACCGTGTTCCTTGCATTTTCTACGATCTATGCAGTAGGTCTTGAACCTATGGTGTATTTGCACGATACTTTTCACGATATAAGACATTCTACGGGTTTTCCATGCCATTAA
- a CDS encoding Crp/Fnr family transcriptional regulator: MFQNLKFPVWSQNKSCLFIPMILNTGESKAKIMQDIPFLENLKKKIPSLEKNWDRYTSMLKEKKVPAKTVLIKRGVYTKNIFIVKKGCLRLRFEDKGRDITIAFFPENRAITSIHSYRGTYRDSHLSVESIEPTELLILSGEDAEIIYRENAEVRDFLLEYVAERFDTYMNLFLSRIRDSPEQRYLNLIKEQQDIANRIPQHYIASFLGITPVSLSRIRNRIWKEQK, from the coding sequence TTGTTCCAAAATCTTAAATTCCCGGTTTGGTCCCAAAACAAATCTTGCCTTTTCATTCCTATGATACTGAATACGGGAGAATCCAAGGCCAAAATAATGCAGGACATACCTTTTCTGGAAAATCTAAAGAAGAAGATCCCAAGTTTGGAAAAAAATTGGGACCGTTATACCTCCATGTTAAAGGAAAAGAAGGTCCCGGCAAAAACCGTGCTCATCAAAAGAGGAGTTTATACTAAAAATATATTCATCGTTAAAAAAGGATGTTTGAGATTAAGATTCGAAGATAAGGGCAGGGATATAACGATCGCATTTTTTCCCGAGAATAGAGCGATCACATCTATTCATAGTTATAGAGGTACTTATAGAGACAGCCACTTGAGTGTGGAAAGTATAGAGCCAACGGAATTATTAATCTTAAGCGGAGAAGATGCTGAAATTATCTATAGAGAAAATGCGGAGGTCCGGGATTTTTTATTGGAATACGTAGCTGAACGGTTTGATACTTATATGAACTTGTTTTTGTCGAGAATCAGGGATAGTCCGGAACAAAGGTATTTAAATTTGATCAAAGAGCAACAGGATATTGCAAATCGTATTCCGCAACATTATATCGCTTCTTTTTTAGGGATTACCCCAGTGTCTTTAAGTAGGATCCGAAATAGGATTTGGAAGGAACAAAAATAA